A genomic stretch from Lysobacter ciconiae includes:
- the fusA gene encoding elongation factor G, translating into MARTTPIERYRNFGIMAHIDAGKTTTSERILFYTGVNHKLGETHEGAATMDWMEQEQERGITITSAATTAFWSGMDKSMPQHRLNIIDTPGHVDFTIEVERSLRVLDGAVFVLCAVGGVQPQSETVWRQANKYKVPRLAFVNKMDRTGANFNKVVGQLKARLGAYPVPMQVPIGAEDGFEGVVDLIKMKAIHWDTASQGTVFEYREVPADLLEEATTARAFMVEAAAEASEELMDKYLNDGELTEAEIIGGLRERTLKVEVIPVFCGTAFKNKGVQAMLDGVIQLLPAPTDVHAVTGIDDDEQEATREASDKAPFSALAFKVMTDPFVGSLTFFRCYSGVLNSGDQVYNPIKSKKERIGRILQMHSNDRIEIKEVRAGDIAAAVGLKDVTTGDTLCAIDHIITLERMVFPEPVISMAVEPKTKADQEKMSTALGRLAQEDPSFRVHTDEESGQTIISGMGELHLDILVDRMRREFHVEANVGKPQVAYRETIRKAVKAEGKFVRQSGGKGQFGHVWLEIEPGETGSGYVFENAIVGGVVPKDYIPAVDKGIQEAVANGLLAGYPIVDVKVKLIDGSYHEVDSSEMAFKIAGSMGFKEGFHKASPVLLEPMMKVEIVTPEDYLGDVMGDVSRRRGILQGQEDSLSGKIIDAMLPLGEMFGYATSLRSMSQGRATFTMEFDHYAEAPANIAEAVIKKN; encoded by the coding sequence GTGGCTCGCACCACTCCCATCGAACGCTATCGCAACTTCGGCATCATGGCCCACATCGATGCCGGGAAAACCACCACCTCCGAACGCATCCTGTTCTATACCGGTGTCAACCATAAGCTTGGCGAAACCCACGAGGGTGCCGCCACGATGGACTGGATGGAGCAGGAGCAGGAGCGCGGCATCACCATTACGTCCGCCGCGACGACCGCGTTCTGGAGCGGCATGGACAAGTCCATGCCCCAGCACCGTCTGAACATCATCGACACCCCCGGGCACGTCGACTTCACCATCGAGGTGGAGCGCTCCCTGCGCGTGCTCGACGGCGCGGTGTTCGTGCTGTGCGCGGTCGGTGGTGTGCAGCCGCAGTCGGAGACTGTCTGGCGCCAGGCCAACAAGTACAAGGTTCCCCGTCTTGCGTTCGTCAACAAGATGGACCGCACCGGTGCCAACTTCAACAAGGTCGTCGGCCAGTTGAAGGCGCGCCTGGGTGCCTATCCGGTGCCGATGCAGGTGCCGATCGGCGCCGAAGACGGCTTCGAGGGCGTGGTCGACCTGATCAAGATGAAGGCGATCCACTGGGATACCGCATCCCAGGGCACCGTGTTCGAGTACCGCGAGGTCCCGGCCGACCTGCTGGAAGAGGCCACGACCGCCCGCGCGTTCATGGTCGAGGCTGCGGCCGAAGCCAGCGAAGAGCTGATGGACAAGTACCTCAACGATGGCGAGCTGACCGAGGCCGAGATCATCGGCGGCCTGCGCGAGCGCACCCTCAAGGTTGAAGTCATTCCCGTGTTCTGTGGCACCGCGTTCAAGAACAAGGGCGTGCAGGCGATGCTCGACGGCGTGATCCAGCTGCTGCCGGCGCCGACCGACGTCCATGCCGTGACCGGTATCGACGACGACGAGCAGGAAGCGACCCGCGAAGCCTCCGACAAGGCGCCGTTCTCCGCGCTGGCGTTCAAGGTGATGACCGACCCGTTCGTCGGTTCGCTGACCTTCTTCCGCTGCTACTCGGGCGTGCTCAACTCCGGCGACCAGGTCTACAACCCGATCAAGTCGAAGAAGGAGCGCATCGGCCGCATCCTGCAGATGCACTCCAACGACCGCATCGAGATCAAGGAAGTGCGCGCTGGCGACATCGCCGCCGCCGTCGGCCTGAAGGACGTCACCACCGGTGACACCCTGTGCGCGATCGACCACATCATCACCCTGGAGCGCATGGTGTTCCCGGAGCCGGTGATCTCGATGGCCGTGGAGCCCAAGACCAAGGCCGACCAGGAAAAGATGAGCACCGCACTGGGCCGCCTGGCGCAGGAGGATCCGTCCTTCCGCGTGCACACCGACGAAGAGTCCGGCCAGACGATCATCTCGGGCATGGGCGAGTTGCACCTGGACATCCTGGTGGACCGCATGCGCCGCGAGTTCCATGTCGAGGCCAACGTCGGCAAGCCGCAGGTCGCCTACCGCGAGACCATCCGCAAGGCAGTCAAGGCCGAAGGCAAGTTCGTGCGCCAGTCCGGCGGCAAGGGCCAGTTCGGTCACGTGTGGCTCGAGATCGAGCCCGGCGAAACCGGCAGCGGCTACGTCTTCGAGAACGCCATTGTCGGCGGCGTGGTCCCCAAGGACTACATCCCGGCGGTGGACAAGGGTATCCAGGAGGCGGTCGCCAATGGCCTGCTGGCCGGCTACCCGATCGTGGACGTCAAGGTCAAGCTGATCGACGGTTCCTACCATGAGGTTGACTCCTCCGAAATGGCGTTCAAGATCGCCGGCTCGATGGGCTTCAAGGAAGGCTTCCACAAGGCCAGCCCGGTCCTGCTGGAGCCGATGATGAAGGTCGAGATCGTCACCCCCGAGGATTACCTGGGCGACGTGATGGGCGACGTCAGCCGCCGTCGCGGCATCCTGCAGGGTCAGGAGGACAGCCTGTCGGGCAAGATCATCGATGCGATGCTGCCGCTGGGCGAGATGTTCGGCTACGCCACCAGCCTGCGCTCGATGTCGCAGGGTCGTGCAACCTTCACGATGGAATTCGATCACTACGCCGAGGCGCCGGCCAACATCGCCGAAGCGGTGATCAAAAAGAACTGA
- the tuf gene encoding elongation factor Tu, producing the protein MAKGKFERTKPHVNVGTIGHVDHGKTTLTAALTKVGAERFGGEFSAYDAIDRAPEEKARGITISTSHVEYESPNRHYAHVDCPGHADYVKNMITGAAQMDGAILVCSAADGPMPQTREHILLARQVGVPYIVSYLNKADMVDDAELLELVEMEVRELLSKYDFPGDDTPIITGSALKALEGDQSDIGVPSIIKLVDALDSWIPEPERDVDKAFLMPVEDVFSISGRGTVVTGRIERGIIKVGEEIEIVGIRPTVKTTVTGVEMFRKLLDQGQAGDNAGLLLRGTKRDDVERGQVLCKPGSIKPHTQFEGEVYILSKDEGGRHTPFFKGYRPQFYFRTTDVTGACELPEGVEMVMPGDNVKMVVELINPIAMDEGLRFAIREGGRTVGAGVVSKIIK; encoded by the coding sequence ATGGCCAAGGGTAAATTCGAGCGCACCAAGCCGCACGTGAACGTCGGCACGATCGGTCACGTTGACCACGGCAAGACCACGTTGACTGCAGCGCTGACCAAGGTTGGCGCGGAGCGCTTCGGCGGCGAGTTCAGCGCGTACGACGCGATCGACCGTGCACCCGAAGAGAAGGCGCGCGGCATCACCATCTCGACCTCGCACGTCGAGTACGAGTCGCCCAACCGCCACTACGCGCACGTCGACTGCCCCGGGCACGCCGACTACGTGAAGAACATGATCACCGGTGCGGCGCAGATGGACGGCGCGATCCTGGTGTGCTCGGCCGCGGACGGCCCGATGCCGCAGACCCGCGAGCACATCCTGCTGGCCCGCCAGGTGGGCGTGCCGTACATCGTGTCCTACCTGAACAAGGCGGACATGGTGGACGACGCCGAGCTGCTGGAGCTGGTGGAGATGGAAGTGCGCGAGCTGCTCTCCAAGTACGACTTCCCCGGCGACGACACCCCGATCATCACCGGTTCGGCGCTGAAGGCGCTGGAAGGCGACCAGAGCGATATCGGCGTGCCCTCGATCATCAAGCTGGTCGATGCGCTGGACAGCTGGATCCCGGAGCCCGAGCGCGACGTGGACAAGGCGTTCCTGATGCCGGTCGAGGACGTGTTCTCGATCTCCGGTCGCGGCACCGTGGTCACCGGCCGCATCGAGCGCGGCATCATCAAGGTGGGCGAGGAAATCGAGATCGTCGGCATCCGTCCGACCGTCAAGACCACCGTCACCGGCGTGGAGATGTTCCGCAAGCTGCTCGACCAGGGTCAGGCAGGTGACAACGCCGGTCTGCTGCTGCGCGGCACCAAGCGTGACGACGTGGAGCGCGGCCAGGTGCTGTGCAAGCCCGGCTCGATCAAGCCGCACACCCAGTTCGAGGGTGAGGTGTACATCCTGAGCAAGGACGAGGGCGGCCGTCATACGCCGTTCTTCAAGGGCTACCGTCCGCAGTTCTACTTCCGCACCACCGACGTGACCGGCGCCTGCGAGCTGCCCGAGGGCGTGGAGATGGTGATGCCGGGCGACAACGTGAAGATGGTGGTCGAGCTGATCAACCCGATCGCGATGGACGAAGGCCTGCGTTTCGCGATCCGCGAAGGCGGTCGCACCGTCGGCGCCGGCGTGGTGTCGAAGATCATCAAGTAA
- the rpsJ gene encoding 30S ribosomal protein S10, translating into MADQKIRIRLKAYDHRLIDRSASEIVETAKRTGAQVRGPIPLPTKIERFTVLTSPHVDKDARDQYETRTHKRVLDIVDPNDKTVDALMKLELAAGVDVQIKLT; encoded by the coding sequence ATGGCGGACCAAAAGATCCGAATCCGGCTGAAGGCGTACGATCATCGACTGATCGACCGCTCGGCCAGCGAGATCGTCGAGACAGCCAAGCGGACCGGCGCACAAGTGCGTGGTCCGATTCCGCTGCCGACCAAGATCGAGCGCTTCACCGTTCTTACTTCTCCGCACGTCGACAAGGACGCGCGCGACCAGTACGAGACCCGCACGCACAAGCGCGTGCTCGACATCGTCGACCCCAACGACAAGACCGTGGACGCGCTGATGAAGCTCGAACTGGCTGCCGGCGTCGACGTCCAGATCAAGCTGACCTGA
- the rplC gene encoding 50S ribosomal protein L3, giving the protein MTAKKYSLGIVGRKAGMSRFFTEDGRSVPVTLIEATPNRITQIKSVDTDGYSSVQVTVGVRRAALVNKPDAGHLAKAKVGAGRGLWEFRVADDKLADFNVGGEIKADIFEVGQIVDVQGVTKGKGFQGTVKRWNFAMGDATHGNSLSHRTPGSIGQRQTPGRVFPGKKMSGHMGQVQQSTQGLEVVKVDAERGLIAIKGAVPGAPGGDVIVRPTTKGV; this is encoded by the coding sequence ATGACCGCGAAGAAATATTCGTTGGGCATCGTCGGTCGCAAGGCCGGCATGAGCCGGTTTTTCACCGAGGATGGCCGGTCGGTACCGGTGACGCTGATCGAGGCGACCCCCAACCGGATCACCCAGATCAAGTCCGTCGACACCGACGGCTACAGCTCCGTCCAGGTCACCGTCGGCGTGCGCCGCGCGGCGCTGGTCAACAAGCCCGACGCGGGTCACCTGGCCAAGGCCAAGGTGGGCGCCGGTCGCGGCCTGTGGGAGTTCCGCGTCGCCGACGACAAGCTCGCCGACTTCAACGTCGGTGGCGAGATCAAGGCCGACATCTTTGAAGTGGGCCAGATCGTCGACGTGCAGGGCGTGACCAAGGGCAAGGGCTTCCAGGGCACCGTGAAGCGCTGGAACTTCGCCATGGGCGATGCCACCCACGGTAACTCGCTCTCGCACCGTACGCCGGGTTCCATCGGCCAGCGCCAGACGCCGGGCCGCGTGTTTCCGGGCAAGAAGATGTCCGGCCACATGGGTCAGGTGCAGCAGAGCACGCAGGGCCTGGAAGTGGTCAAGGTCGACGCCGAGCGCGGCCTGATCGCGATCAAGGGCGCGGTGCCGGGCGCGCCGGGCGGCGACGTGATCGTCCGCCCGACGACCAAGGGAGTATGA
- the rplD gene encoding 50S ribosomal protein L4, giving the protein MTMELAIKAINDSAGSKTLAVSEEIFGREFSEDLVHQVVVAYRNAGRAGTKAQKTRSEVAGTTKKSKKQKGGGARHGALTAPIFRGGGVTFAAKPRSFAQKVNRKMYRAAMASILSELNRQGRITVVESLELDSPKTTGMVALLKDLEAGRRPLLVTEDATENLYLSARNLPYVEVRDVQGLDPVALVGADTVVVTADAIKKIEEWLA; this is encoded by the coding sequence ATGACGATGGAACTTGCCATCAAAGCAATTAACGATAGTGCCGGCAGCAAGACGCTGGCGGTCTCCGAGGAGATCTTCGGCCGCGAGTTCAGCGAGGACCTGGTCCACCAGGTCGTGGTCGCCTACCGCAACGCCGGTCGTGCCGGAACCAAGGCGCAGAAGACGCGCTCGGAAGTCGCCGGCACCACCAAGAAGTCGAAGAAGCAGAAGGGTGGTGGCGCCCGTCACGGTGCCCTGACCGCTCCGATCTTCCGCGGCGGCGGCGTGACCTTCGCGGCCAAGCCGCGCAGCTTCGCGCAGAAGGTCAACCGCAAGATGTACCGCGCGGCGATGGCTTCGATCCTGTCCGAGCTCAACCGCCAGGGTCGCATCACCGTGGTGGAGAGCCTGGAGCTGGATTCGCCCAAGACCACGGGCATGGTTGCCCTGCTCAAGGATCTTGAAGCCGGTCGCCGTCCGCTGCTGGTCACCGAGGATGCCACCGAGAATCTGTACCTCTCGGCGCGCAACTTGCCGTATGTCGAAGTCCGTGACGTGCAGGGCCTGGATCCGGTCGCGCTGGTAGGCGCCGACACGGTCGTGGTCACCGCCGACGCGATCAAGAAGATCGAGGAGTGGCTGGCATGA
- the rplW gene encoding 50S ribosomal protein L23 — protein MNDAKLYNVIRAPRVSEKTARLQEVSNQYVFEVATTATKADIKVAVEKLFDVKVEAVNVLNVKGKAKAFKFRMGRRPDWRKAYVTLADGQSIDVMAKA, from the coding sequence ATGAATGACGCCAAGCTCTACAACGTGATCCGTGCGCCGCGTGTGTCCGAGAAGACCGCACGGCTGCAGGAAGTTTCCAATCAATACGTCTTCGAAGTGGCGACGACGGCAACCAAGGCGGACATCAAGGTCGCCGTGGAAAAGCTGTTCGACGTCAAGGTCGAGGCGGTCAACGTGCTCAACGTGAAGGGCAAAGCCAAAGCCTTCAAGTTCCGCATGGGCCGTCGCCCCGACTGGCGCAAGGCATACGTGACGCTGGCCGATGGCCAGTCGATCGACGTGATGGCCAAGGCTTGA
- the rplB gene encoding 50S ribosomal protein L2, giving the protein MALMTFKPTSPGRRSAVRVVSPELHKGAPYAPLLEPQSRSGGRNHHGRITTRHIGGGHKQHYRIIDFKRNKEGIPARVERIEYDPNRTAHIALLCYVDGERRYIIAPKGLKAGDQVIAGRDAPIRTGNSLPLANVPVGSTVHCIEMKPGKGAQIARAAGASVQLVAREQGYATLRLRSGEMRKVPVECRATIGEVGNNEHSLQKLGKAGAKRWLGIRPTVRGAAMNPVDHPHGGGEGKAGQGNPHPVTPWGVPTKGYKTRHNKRTQQFIVRDRRS; this is encoded by the coding sequence ATGGCACTAATGACATTCAAACCCACTTCGCCAGGCCGCCGTTCGGCAGTCCGCGTCGTGTCGCCCGAACTCCACAAGGGCGCGCCGTACGCGCCGTTGCTGGAGCCGCAGAGCCGCTCGGGTGGACGTAACCACCACGGCCGCATCACCACCCGCCACATCGGTGGTGGCCACAAGCAGCACTACCGCATCATCGATTTCAAGCGCAACAAGGAAGGCATTCCGGCGCGCGTGGAGCGGATCGAATACGATCCCAACCGCACCGCCCACATCGCCCTGCTGTGCTACGTCGACGGTGAGCGCCGTTACATCATCGCGCCCAAGGGCCTGAAGGCGGGCGACCAGGTGATCGCCGGCCGTGATGCCCCGATCCGTACCGGCAACAGCCTGCCGCTGGCCAACGTGCCGGTCGGCTCCACCGTGCATTGCATCGAGATGAAGCCTGGCAAGGGTGCGCAGATCGCCCGTGCCGCCGGCGCCTCGGTGCAGCTGGTGGCGCGCGAGCAGGGTTACGCAACCCTGCGCCTGCGCTCCGGCGAGATGCGGAAGGTGCCGGTCGAGTGCCGCGCCACCATCGGTGAGGTCGGCAACAACGAGCACAGCCTGCAGAAACTGGGCAAGGCCGGCGCCAAGCGCTGGTTGGGCATCCGCCCGACCGTGCGTGGTGCCGCCATGAACCCGGTCGACCATCCGCACGGCGGTGGTGAGGGCAAGGCTGGCCAGGGCAACCCGCATCCGGTCACCCCGTGGGGTGTCCCGACCAAGGGTTACAAGACGCGGCACAACAAGCGCACGCAGCAGTTCATCGTTCGCGATCGCAGGAGCTAA
- the rpsS gene encoding 30S ribosomal protein S19: MARSLKKGPFVDHHLIKKVEAAANNKRPIKTWSRRSMVLPEMVGFTIAVHNGRNHIPVLVNENMVGHKLGEFALTRTFKGHVGDKKSR, from the coding sequence ATGGCACGTTCACTTAAAAAGGGTCCGTTCGTCGACCACCATCTGATCAAGAAGGTGGAGGCTGCGGCCAACAACAAGCGCCCGATCAAGACCTGGTCGCGCCGCTCGATGGTGCTGCCGGAGATGGTGGGTTTCACCATCGCCGTGCATAACGGTCGCAACCACATCCCGGTGCTGGTCAACGAGAACATGGTCGGCCACAAACTCGGCGAGTTCGCCCTGACGCGTACCTTCAAGGGACACGTCGGCGACAAGAAGAGCCGATAA
- the rplV gene encoding 50S ribosomal protein L22 yields the protein MEAKAILRSARISAQKVRLVADQVRGQTAEKAVNLLKFSDKKAADLVRKVLESAIANAENNQGADIDELKVTTIMVDEGPTLKRFMARAKGRGTRILKRTSHITVVVGDGKQGGV from the coding sequence ATGGAAGCCAAAGCCATCCTGCGCAGTGCGCGCATCTCCGCCCAGAAAGTACGCCTGGTCGCCGACCAGGTCCGCGGTCAGACCGCCGAGAAAGCAGTCAACCTGCTGAAGTTCTCCGACAAGAAGGCCGCCGATCTCGTCCGCAAGGTTCTGGAGTCGGCCATCGCCAACGCCGAGAACAACCAGGGCGCCGACATCGACGAGCTGAAGGTCACGACGATCATGGTTGACGAAGGTCCAACGCTGAAGCGCTTCATGGCGCGTGCGAAGGGTCGCGGCACCCGCATTCTCAAGCGCACCAGCCACATCACCGTGGTTGTGGGCGACGGCAAGCAGGGCGGAGTCTGA
- the rpsC gene encoding 30S ribosomal protein S3 has product MGNKVHPTGIRLGISKDWNSKWFAGKKQYSEYLIADLKVREMLRKKLSQAGISKIFIERPANNARVTIHTARPGVVIGKRGEDIDKLRKEVSEMMGVPAHINVTEVRKPELDAQLVAESIAQQLERRIMFRRAMKRAVGNAMRLGALGIKVQVGGRLNGAEIARSEWYREGRVPLHTLRADIDYGFAEANTTYGIIGVKAWVYRGEIFDFSQVGQEKPDDSPRSDRRDRSPRPPRDSR; this is encoded by the coding sequence ATGGGTAACAAAGTTCATCCGACCGGCATCCGCCTTGGCATTTCCAAGGACTGGAACTCCAAGTGGTTTGCCGGCAAGAAGCAGTACTCCGAGTACCTGATCGCCGACCTCAAGGTCCGCGAGATGCTGCGCAAGAAGCTCTCGCAGGCCGGCATCTCGAAGATCTTCATCGAGCGCCCGGCCAACAACGCCCGCGTGACCATCCACACCGCCCGTCCGGGCGTGGTGATCGGCAAGCGGGGCGAGGACATCGACAAGCTGCGCAAGGAAGTCAGCGAGATGATGGGCGTGCCTGCCCACATCAACGTGACCGAAGTGCGCAAGCCCGAGCTGGACGCCCAGCTGGTGGCCGAGTCGATTGCCCAGCAGCTGGAGCGTCGCATCATGTTCCGCCGTGCGATGAAGCGCGCGGTCGGCAACGCGATGCGCCTGGGTGCCCTGGGCATCAAGGTCCAGGTCGGTGGCCGCTTGAATGGTGCGGAAATCGCCCGTTCCGAGTGGTACCGCGAAGGTCGTGTGCCGCTGCACACCCTGCGCGCGGACATCGACTACGGCTTTGCCGAGGCGAACACCACCTACGGCATCATCGGCGTGAAGGCATGGGTCTACCGGGGCGAGATCTTCGATTTCTCCCAGGTTGGTCAGGAAAAGCCGGACGACAGCCCGCGCAGCGATCGACGTGACCGCTCGCCCCGTCCGCCCCGCGACTCGAGGTAA
- the rplP gene encoding 50S ribosomal protein L16, whose translation MLQPKRTKYRKVHKGRNDGLAWSGNAVSFGEYGLKATAHGQLTARQIEAARRSISRHVKRGGKMWLRVFPDKPVTKKPIEVRMGKGKGNVEYWVAQVQPGRMIYEIEGVAEDVAREAFRLAAAKLSVTTTFVTRTVR comes from the coding sequence ATGTTGCAACCAAAACGAACCAAGTACCGCAAGGTGCACAAGGGCCGCAACGACGGCCTGGCCTGGAGCGGCAACGCTGTCAGCTTCGGCGAGTACGGCCTGAAGGCGACCGCGCACGGCCAGCTCACCGCCCGCCAGATCGAGGCGGCGCGTCGCTCCATCAGCCGTCACGTCAAGCGCGGCGGCAAGATGTGGCTGCGCGTGTTCCCCGACAAGCCGGTCACCAAGAAGCCGATCGAAGTCCGCATGGGCAAGGGCAAGGGCAACGTGGAGTACTGGGTTGCCCAGGTCCAGCCCGGCCGGATGATCTACGAGATCGAGGGCGTGGCTGAAGACGTGGCGCGCGAGGCGTTCCGCCTGGCCGCCGCGAAGCTCTCGGTGACCACCACTTTCGTGACCCGGACGGTGCGGTAA
- the rpmC gene encoding 50S ribosomal protein L29 yields MELNKLREKSADELKAHLTELHKEGFALRMQQATGQLAKTHEARRVRREIARVNTLLGEKK; encoded by the coding sequence ATGGAACTCAACAAACTGCGAGAGAAGTCCGCTGACGAGCTCAAGGCCCATCTGACCGAGCTGCACAAGGAAGGGTTCGCCCTTCGCATGCAGCAGGCCACCGGCCAGCTCGCCAAGACCCATGAGGCCCGCCGGGTGCGCCGCGAGATTGCTCGCGTCAACACCCTGCTCGGCGAGAAGAAGTAA
- the rpsQ gene encoding 30S ribosomal protein S17 translates to MTDNNTEKALRTVEGRVVSNKMDKTVTVLVERQVKHALYGKYIRRSTKLHAHDAENTCNEGDVVRITEIAPMSKTKNWRVVEVVTRAVE, encoded by the coding sequence ATGACCGACAACAATACAGAGAAGGCGCTGCGCACGGTCGAAGGACGCGTGGTCAGCAACAAGATGGACAAGACCGTCACCGTGCTCGTGGAGCGCCAGGTCAAGCACGCGCTGTACGGCAAGTACATCCGTCGCTCGACCAAGCTGCACGCGCACGATGCGGAGAACACCTGCAACGAGGGCGACGTGGTCCGGATTACCGAGATCGCGCCGATGTCGAAGACCAAGAACTGGCGTGTGGTGGAAGTTGTCACCCGCGCTGTCGAATAA
- the rplN gene encoding 50S ribosomal protein L14 yields MIQMQSYLTVADNSGAKEVMCIKVLGGSKRRYAAIGDVIKVTVKDAIPRGKVKKGDVYDAVVVRTRKGVRRPDGSLIRFDGNAAVLLNNKQEPIGTRIFGPVTRELRSEKFMKIVSLAPEVL; encoded by the coding sequence ATGATCCAGATGCAAAGCTACCTCACGGTGGCAGACAATTCCGGCGCGAAGGAAGTGATGTGCATCAAGGTGCTCGGTGGCTCCAAGCGCCGTTACGCCGCGATCGGCGACGTCATCAAAGTGACCGTGAAGGACGCGATTCCGCGGGGCAAGGTCAAGAAGGGCGACGTCTATGACGCCGTCGTGGTGCGTACCCGCAAGGGCGTTCGTCGCCCGGACGGCTCGTTGATCCGCTTCGACGGCAACGCCGCCGTGCTGCTGAACAACAAGCAGGAGCCGATTGGCACCCGCATCTTCGGGCCCGTGACCCGTGAACTGCGTTCCGAGAAGTTCATGAAGATCGTCTCGCTCGCCCCAGAAGTGCTCTGA
- the rplX gene encoding 50S ribosomal protein L24 codes for MNRIKKGDHVIVTAGKDKGKKGDVVRVAGDKVVVSNVNIIKRHTKPNPQVGQAGGVIEREAPIHISNVMVFNPASGKGERVGIKVLEDGRKMRVFRSSGEALDA; via the coding sequence ATGAACCGTATCAAGAAAGGCGACCACGTGATCGTCACCGCCGGCAAGGACAAGGGCAAGAAGGGTGATGTGGTGCGCGTGGCAGGCGACAAGGTCGTCGTGTCCAACGTCAACATCATCAAGCGCCACACCAAGCCGAACCCGCAGGTCGGCCAGGCCGGCGGCGTGATCGAGCGGGAAGCGCCGATCCATATCTCCAACGTGATGGTGTTCAACCCGGCATCGGGCAAGGGCGAGCGCGTTGGCATCAAAGTGCTGGAGGATGGACGCAAAATGCGTGTGTTCCGCTCCAGCGGCGAGGCGCTAGACGCCTGA
- the rplE gene encoding 50S ribosomal protein L5, with translation MTRLEKFYKEEVVPSLAEKFGYTNPMQVPRISKITLNMGVGEAATNKKVLENAVADMTKIAGQKPIVTNSRVSVASFKIRDGWPIGCKVTLRRSRMFEFLDRLINVSLPRVRDFRGVSGKSFDGRGNYNMGVKEQIIFPEIDYDQVDAVRGMDIAIITTANTDAEARALLEAFRFPFRT, from the coding sequence ATGACCCGGCTTGAAAAATTCTACAAAGAAGAAGTGGTTCCGTCGCTGGCCGAGAAGTTCGGCTACACGAACCCGATGCAGGTGCCGCGCATCTCCAAGATCACCCTGAACATGGGTGTGGGCGAGGCGGCCACCAACAAGAAGGTGCTGGAGAACGCGGTCGCCGACATGACCAAGATCGCCGGCCAGAAGCCGATCGTGACCAACAGCCGCGTGTCGGTGGCCTCGTTCAAGATCCGTGACGGCTGGCCGATCGGCTGCAAGGTCACCTTGCGCCGTTCCAGGATGTTCGAGTTCCTCGACCGTCTGATCAACGTCTCGCTGCCGCGCGTGCGCGACTTCCGTGGTGTGTCTGGCAAGTCCTTTGACGGGCGTGGCAACTACAACATGGGCGTCAAGGAGCAGATCATCTTCCCGGAAATCGATTACGACCAGGTGGATGCTGTCCGCGGCATGGACATCGCGATCATCACGACCGCGAATACCGATGCTGAAGCCCGCGCCCTGCTGGAAGCGTTCCGCTTCCCGTTCCGCACCTAA
- the rpsN gene encoding 30S ribosomal protein S14, producing the protein MAKTSMVNRDLKRAKLAEKYAAKRAELKKTISSPSSSYEEKEEAVVKLQKLPRDSSPSRQRNRCALTGRSRGVYSKFGLGRNKLREATMRGDVPGLRKASW; encoded by the coding sequence ATGGCAAAGACCTCCATGGTCAACCGCGATCTGAAGCGGGCCAAGCTGGCGGAGAAGTATGCCGCCAAGCGCGCCGAGCTGAAGAAGACCATTTCCAGCCCGTCCAGCTCCTACGAGGAGAAGGAAGAGGCGGTCGTCAAGCTGCAGAAACTGCCGCGTGACTCCTCGCCGTCGCGCCAGCGCAACCGTTGCGCCCTGACCGGGCGTTCGCGCGGCGTGTATTCCAAGTTCGGCCTGGGCCGCAACAAGCTGCGCGAAGCCACCATGCGCGGCGACGTTCCGGGCCTGCGCAAGGCCAGCTGGTAA
- the rpsH gene encoding 30S ribosomal protein S8 — translation MSMTDPIADMFVRIRNAAAVGKPSVKMPSSKTKVAIAKVLEDEGYILGTTVTDIGNGKHELQVDLKYYEGKPVIEQLKRYSRSGLRQYRGKDALPKVLNGLGVSIISTSKGIMTDSKARELGVGGEVLCFVA, via the coding sequence ATGAGCATGACTGATCCCATCGCCGACATGTTCGTCCGCATCCGCAATGCGGCCGCGGTCGGCAAGCCGTCGGTAAAAATGCCCTCGTCCAAGACCAAGGTGGCTATCGCCAAGGTGCTGGAAGACGAAGGCTACATCCTCGGCACCACCGTGACCGACATCGGCAACGGCAAGCACGAGCTGCAGGTCGATCTGAAGTACTACGAAGGCAAGCCGGTCATCGAGCAGCTGAAGCGCTACTCGCGCTCGGGACTGCGCCAGTACCGCGGCAAGGACGCGCTGCCCAAGGTCCTCAATGGCCTGGGCGTGTCCATCATTTCCACCTCCAAGGGCATCATGACCGATTCGAAGGCGCGCGAGCTCGGCGTCGGCGGTGAAGTCCTGTGCTTCGTGGCATAA